A genomic window from Chitinophaga pollutisoli includes:
- a CDS encoding ZIP family metal transporter — translation MNIAYLILILAATIAGGMIPMIFKRISPGLPIYLLAFTGAFLFGVTIMHLLPEVYHELGHSAGIYIVLGFFLQVFLQQLSHGMEHGHTHLPQAQGHHPIAVTPLLVGLSIHAFMEGIPLGFHFEDKSALPSLMLGVMTHKIPESLTLITVMIHAGQSRGKLWRILIIFSLVTPFSALLAGWMGEKSETVTHSLIYIVALVIGAFLHISTTIFYESGTKHHELSGKKILAIAIGLALAFVTLIFE, via the coding sequence ATGAACATAGCTTATCTCATACTCATCCTGGCCGCCACCATCGCTGGCGGCATGATCCCCATGATTTTCAAGCGGATCAGTCCCGGCCTGCCGATTTACCTGCTGGCGTTTACAGGCGCTTTCCTGTTCGGGGTAACGATCATGCACCTGCTGCCCGAAGTGTACCACGAGCTGGGGCATTCCGCGGGGATTTATATCGTGCTCGGCTTCTTTTTGCAGGTGTTCCTCCAGCAGCTGAGCCATGGCATGGAGCACGGGCATACCCATCTGCCGCAGGCGCAGGGGCACCATCCTATCGCGGTGACGCCGCTGCTGGTGGGGCTTTCCATCCACGCTTTCATGGAAGGCATCCCGCTGGGGTTCCATTTTGAAGACAAATCGGCCCTGCCTTCACTCATGCTGGGCGTGATGACCCATAAAATTCCCGAATCCCTCACGCTCATCACCGTGATGATCCATGCAGGGCAATCCCGCGGGAAACTCTGGCGCATACTCATCATTTTCTCGCTTGTCACGCCTTTTTCGGCCCTGCTGGCGGGATGGATGGGAGAGAAGTCGGAAACCGTCACCCATTCGCTGATTTACATCGTGGCGCTGGTGATCGGGGCCTTCCTGCATATCTCCACAACGATCTTTTACGAAAGCGGTACCAAACACCACGAACTCAGCGGTAAAAAGATTTTGGCTATCGCCATCGGCCTCGCGCTGGCATTTGTTACCCTGATATTTGAATAA
- a CDS encoding hemolysin family protein: MEVVIILVLILLNGIFSMAEIALVSARKARLESAAKQGDDKAKAALKLSNSPDTFLSTVQIGITLIGILTGLYSGEQLKEDVKGFVMQWPALVAYSNAIATAIIVICVTYFTLVLGELLPKRIGLANPELIAKNVAKPMTFISRVTFPFVWLLSRSTAALVSLFGLKRSSDNNVTEEEIKAIISEGTSSGAIEETEQEIIERVFHLGDRNITSLMTHRTDIVWLDVNEEMESYKRKIKQAPHSVYPVCEGQIDNIRGILTIKDLYTAGNVAVLKDIMKKPLFIPENNSAYQVLEKFKETQIHAAFIVDEYGTFLGMITLNDILEAIVGDMPETGQDDYNMVKREDGSYLVDAQIPFYDFLSEFDMEDQMAEFEQEFDTLAGFILHHLEHIPQTGEKLEWRKFTFEIIDMDAHRIDKILVTPPANIEEE; this comes from the coding sequence ATGGAAGTCGTCATTATCCTCGTCCTCATATTGCTAAACGGCATCTTCTCAATGGCGGAGATTGCCCTGGTTTCCGCAAGGAAAGCGCGCCTCGAAAGCGCAGCCAAGCAGGGGGACGACAAAGCCAAGGCAGCGCTGAAGCTGTCCAATTCCCCGGACACGTTTTTGTCCACCGTCCAGATCGGCATTACGCTGATCGGTATTTTGACCGGTTTGTATTCCGGCGAACAACTGAAGGAAGATGTAAAAGGCTTCGTAATGCAATGGCCGGCACTTGTCGCCTACAGCAACGCGATTGCCACGGCCATCATCGTCATCTGCGTTACGTATTTTACCCTCGTGCTGGGCGAATTGCTGCCTAAGCGCATCGGCCTGGCGAACCCCGAGTTGATCGCCAAGAACGTAGCCAAGCCCATGACCTTCATTTCCCGCGTTACCTTCCCGTTCGTCTGGCTGCTGAGCCGCTCCACCGCGGCCCTCGTAAGCCTCTTCGGGCTGAAGCGCTCGTCGGACAACAACGTGACGGAGGAAGAAATCAAGGCCATCATTTCCGAGGGTACCTCTTCCGGCGCCATCGAGGAAACCGAGCAGGAAATCATCGAACGGGTGTTCCACCTGGGCGACCGTAATATCACTTCCCTCATGACGCACCGGACCGACATCGTTTGGCTCGACGTCAACGAGGAAATGGAATCCTACAAACGCAAGATCAAACAGGCCCCGCACTCCGTTTACCCCGTGTGCGAGGGGCAGATCGACAATATCCGCGGCATCCTCACGATCAAGGACCTGTACACCGCGGGCAACGTGGCCGTGCTGAAGGATATCATGAAGAAACCCCTCTTCATCCCGGAAAACAATTCCGCCTACCAGGTGCTGGAAAAATTCAAGGAAACCCAGATCCATGCCGCGTTTATCGTGGATGAATACGGTACTTTCCTCGGGATGATCACCCTGAACGATATCCTGGAAGCCATCGTAGGTGATATGCCGGAGACCGGCCAGGACGATTACAACATGGTTAAACGGGAGGATGGAAGCTATCTCGTTGACGCTCAGATACCTTTCTACGATTTTCTCTCCGAATTCGATATGGAAGACCAGATGGCGGAGTTCGAACAGGAGTTCGACACCCTCGCCGGATTCATTCTACACCACCTCGAACACATCCCCCAAACCGGTGAAAAGCTGGAATGGCGCAAGTTTACCTTCGAAATCATCGACATGGACGCACACCGGATCGACAAAATTCTGGTGACTCCGCCTGCGAATATTGAAGAAGAGTAA
- a CDS encoding aromatic amino acid ammonia-lyase: protein MLSLEEVHRVLFEGEELVLDATAVQHVNDNFSFLKVFSAKKLIYGINTGFGPMAQYRIPEKDTLELQYNLIRSHSSGAGKCLAPIHTKALMIARLSSFMQGYSGVHTDLVYLLRDLINHNIYPCIYEHGGVGASGDLVQLAHLAHALIGEGNVLYEDEIRPAAEVFEQLGLKPLTVHIREGLALINGTSAMTGIALVNLIEARKLLLWSCSLSAMINEVVEAFDDHLSYELNIVKRHTGQNKVAEMMRGMLEGSKMIRHRPDHFYKELEEEIFKDKVQEYYSLRCVPQILGPIYDILMQAETIIVGELNSVSDNPVVDHKQENVFHGGNFHGDYISLEMDKLKIAMTKLSMLSERQLNYLMNDKLNHKFPPFMNLGKLGFNFGMQGVQFTATSTVAENQTLSYPMYLHSIPNNNDNQDIVSMGCNAAQLTYKVIENTFEVLTVQVMTLLQAVDYLNCQDRLGAFTFKIYQDIRAIFPKFIDDAPRYADVQRIKAYLMRHEPVVAEQTVGKRKKSSVQ, encoded by the coding sequence GTGCTTTCTTTGGAAGAAGTACATAGAGTTTTGTTTGAAGGGGAAGAGTTGGTACTCGATGCAACAGCCGTACAGCATGTGAATGACAACTTCAGTTTCCTGAAGGTATTTTCCGCCAAGAAGCTCATTTACGGGATCAATACGGGTTTTGGCCCTATGGCGCAATACCGCATACCGGAGAAAGACACGCTCGAACTGCAATATAACCTCATCCGCAGCCACAGTTCGGGAGCGGGCAAATGCCTGGCGCCCATCCACACCAAAGCCCTGATGATCGCCCGGCTGAGCAGCTTCATGCAGGGCTATTCCGGGGTGCATACCGACCTGGTGTACCTCCTCCGCGACCTGATCAACCATAATATTTACCCCTGCATTTACGAGCACGGCGGCGTGGGCGCGAGCGGCGACCTCGTGCAGCTGGCCCACCTGGCGCATGCGCTCATCGGGGAGGGGAATGTTTTATACGAAGACGAGATCCGCCCGGCAGCGGAAGTTTTCGAACAGCTGGGGCTCAAACCGCTCACGGTGCACATCCGCGAAGGGCTCGCCCTCATCAACGGCACTTCGGCCATGACGGGCATCGCGCTGGTCAACCTCATCGAAGCCCGCAAACTGCTGCTCTGGAGCTGCTCCCTCAGTGCCATGATCAACGAAGTGGTAGAGGCGTTCGACGATCACCTCAGCTACGAGCTCAACATCGTAAAGCGCCATACCGGTCAGAACAAAGTCGCGGAAATGATGCGCGGCATGCTCGAAGGATCCAAAATGATCCGCCACCGGCCCGATCACTTCTATAAAGAACTGGAAGAAGAAATTTTTAAAGACAAAGTACAGGAATATTACTCCCTGCGCTGCGTTCCGCAGATACTCGGCCCCATTTACGACATCCTCATGCAGGCCGAAACCATCATTGTGGGCGAGCTCAACTCCGTGAGCGACAACCCGGTGGTGGACCATAAGCAGGAAAACGTGTTCCATGGCGGCAATTTCCACGGCGATTACATTTCGCTCGAAATGGATAAATTGAAAATCGCCATGACAAAACTGTCCATGCTCAGCGAGCGCCAGCTCAATTATCTCATGAACGACAAGCTGAACCACAAGTTCCCGCCGTTTATGAACCTCGGCAAGCTGGGCTTCAACTTCGGCATGCAGGGCGTGCAGTTCACCGCTACCTCTACCGTGGCCGAGAACCAGACCCTCAGCTACCCGATGTATCTGCACAGCATCCCGAACAACAACGACAACCAGGATATCGTGAGCATGGGCTGCAACGCGGCGCAGCTGACGTATAAAGTGATTGAGAATACCTTCGAAGTGCTGACGGTGCAGGTGATGACGCTCCTCCAGGCAGTGGATTACCTGAATTGCCAGGACCGCCTGGGCGCCTTCACTTTCAAGATCTATCAGGACATCAGGGCTATTTTCCCTAAATTTATCGACGACGCGCCCCGTTATGCAGACGTGCAGCGCATCAAGGCTTACCTCATGCGGCACGAGCCCGTAGTGGCCGAGCAAACCGTAGGGAAGCGGAAGAAATCTTCCGTGCAGTAG
- the fabG gene encoding 3-oxoacyl-ACP reductase FabG, with amino-acid sequence MKCALITGGSRGIGRAVCVRLAEQGYHILINYKGNTAAAEETLEAVRQQGTDGTLLKFDVGNETEVNEVLGAWIDANKDKQIEVLVNNAGIREDMLLFQMSTEKWKSVLDASLDGFFYVTKLVLTGMLMKRYGRIVNMVSLSGLKGTPGQVNYSAAKAGLIGATKALAQEVAKRNVTVNAVAPGFIRTDMTEGLPEKELSAMVPMQRFGTAEEVAEAVAFLSSKGASYITGEVLNINGGLYS; translated from the coding sequence ATGAAATGCGCATTGATAACAGGAGGTTCCCGCGGCATCGGCAGGGCGGTTTGCGTCAGGCTGGCGGAGCAGGGATATCATATCCTGATCAATTATAAAGGCAATACGGCCGCGGCGGAAGAAACCCTCGAAGCCGTACGCCAGCAGGGTACAGACGGCACTTTGCTCAAATTCGACGTCGGCAACGAAACCGAAGTGAACGAAGTGCTCGGCGCCTGGATAGACGCCAATAAAGACAAACAGATCGAAGTGCTGGTGAACAACGCCGGCATCCGGGAAGACATGCTGCTGTTCCAGATGTCGACCGAGAAATGGAAGAGCGTCCTCGACGCGAGCCTCGACGGCTTTTTCTATGTAACCAAGCTGGTGCTGACCGGTATGCTCATGAAGCGCTACGGCCGCATCGTGAACATGGTGTCGCTTTCCGGTTTGAAGGGAACCCCCGGCCAGGTGAACTACAGCGCCGCCAAGGCCGGCCTCATCGGCGCAACTAAAGCCCTCGCGCAGGAAGTCGCCAAGCGCAACGTAACCGTCAACGCCGTGGCGCCCGGTTTCATCCGGACTGACATGACCGAGGGCCTGCCCGAAAAGGAGCTTTCCGCCATGGTGCCCATGCAACGCTTCGGTACGGCCGAGGAAGTAGCGGAGGCAGTGGCGTTTTTGTCGTCTAAAGGCGCTTCCTACATCACGGGGGAGGTCCTCAACATCAACGGCGGGCTCTATTCCTGA
- a CDS encoding beta-ketoacyl-[acyl-carrier-protein] synthase family protein encodes MNRVVITGIGIYSCLGKNLEAVKDSLFQGRSGIVLDPERKAFGYRSGLTGMVDRPELKGLLDRRARLMMPEQAEYAYMSTREALAMAKMDQDYLDSREVGLLFGNDSSAKPVVEATDIIREKKDTMLVGSGSVFQTMNSTVNMNLATIFRIKGVNFSVSAACASGSHAIGLGYMFIRSGMQDAVICGGAQEINLYAMGNFDAIAAFSVRESDPARASRPFDRDRDGLVPSGGAATVILESLESAQRRGATILGEVLGYGFSSNGAHISNPSVEGPTRSLEMALRDANLQPKDIGYINAHATSTPAGDASEAKAIYSVFGECNTPVSSTKGMTGHECWMAGASEIVYSMIMMQNGFMAPNINFENPDDDSAKLNIVTNTLNKNFNIFLSNSFGFGGTNSSLIVRKWE; translated from the coding sequence ATGAACAGAGTAGTGATCACAGGCATAGGCATTTATTCCTGTCTCGGTAAAAACCTGGAGGCGGTGAAGGATTCCCTTTTCCAGGGGCGTTCCGGCATCGTGTTGGATCCCGAGCGCAAGGCGTTTGGCTACCGTTCGGGGCTCACCGGCATGGTGGACCGTCCGGAGCTGAAGGGTTTGCTGGACCGGCGCGCGCGGCTGATGATGCCCGAGCAGGCGGAATATGCCTATATGAGTACGCGTGAGGCGCTGGCCATGGCTAAAATGGACCAGGATTACCTGGACTCCCGGGAAGTAGGGCTCCTGTTCGGCAACGACAGCTCCGCCAAACCGGTAGTGGAAGCCACTGATATTATACGCGAAAAGAAAGATACGATGCTCGTGGGCTCGGGGTCAGTTTTCCAGACCATGAACTCCACGGTCAATATGAACCTGGCCACCATTTTCCGCATCAAGGGCGTGAATTTCAGCGTGAGCGCGGCCTGTGCCAGCGGTTCCCATGCCATCGGGCTGGGGTATATGTTTATCCGTTCGGGCATGCAGGACGCGGTGATCTGCGGCGGCGCCCAGGAGATCAACCTGTACGCCATGGGCAACTTCGATGCCATCGCCGCTTTTTCGGTGCGCGAAAGCGATCCCGCCCGGGCTTCCCGGCCTTTCGACCGCGACCGTGACGGCCTGGTGCCTTCCGGCGGCGCGGCCACCGTTATCCTCGAAAGCCTCGAATCGGCACAGCGCCGTGGCGCCACGATCCTGGGCGAAGTGCTGGGATACGGTTTTTCCAGCAACGGGGCGCATATCAGCAACCCCAGCGTGGAAGGCCCCACCCGCAGCCTGGAAATGGCCCTGCGGGACGCGAACCTCCAACCGAAAGACATCGGTTACATCAACGCCCACGCCACTTCCACCCCCGCCGGCGACGCCAGCGAGGCCAAAGCCATCTATTCCGTGTTCGGCGAATGCAACACACCTGTCAGCTCCACCAAGGGGATGACAGGGCACGAATGCTGGATGGCCGGGGCGAGCGAAATCGTGTACTCCATGATTATGATGCAAAACGGCTTTATGGCCCCCAATATCAATTTCGAAAACCCCGACGACGATTCAGCGAAACTGAACATCGTTACGAATACACTTAATAAAAATTTTAATATATTTTTGTCTAATTCCTTTGGCTTTGGGGGCACTAATAGCTCCCTCATCGTTCGGAAATGGGAATAA
- a CDS encoding acyl carrier protein — MEIKEIIQKTNAFLAEEFEVSPESITPEADLKATLELDSLDYIDLVVAIENNFGFKVKPEDFQGIVTFQDFYDYVIERVKQKELV, encoded by the coding sequence ATGGAAATCAAGGAGATCATTCAAAAAACCAATGCTTTTCTGGCGGAAGAATTCGAAGTTTCCCCCGAGAGCATTACCCCCGAGGCCGATCTGAAAGCCACGCTGGAACTGGACAGCTTGGACTATATCGACCTCGTAGTAGCCATTGAGAACAATTTCGGATTCAAAGTGAAACCGGAGGATTTCCAGGGCATCGTTACGTTCCAGGATTTTTATGATTATGTTATCGAACGTGTTAAACAAAAAGAACTGGTATAA
- a CDS encoding lipid A biosynthesis acyltransferase, which translates to MPSWQGKSKGNKLGYRIFIGVLRYGGVRPAYFLLVFVSIYYCLFSYSTARSMYRFFRYKMDYSRWRSMTSVYRNIYIFGQTLIDKVVVMAGIPNRFSFDFDGEERLHAMVHSGKGGIMLSAHLGNWEVAGHLFTRLNTKINIVMFDGEHERIKSYLEGVTGGRNVHVIVLKDDLSHIYAINDALAKQELVCMHADRFLPGNKTSEKMFLGTPARFPVGPFLLASTFRVPVSFVFAFKETATHYHLYATDPKVYPGAKQGGWISRWKILWV; encoded by the coding sequence ATGCCATCCTGGCAGGGTAAGTCCAAGGGAAATAAGCTCGGATACCGGATCTTCATTGGTGTATTGCGATATGGAGGCGTTCGCCCGGCTTATTTCCTGCTGGTATTCGTTTCTATCTATTATTGCCTGTTCTCCTATAGCACTGCCCGGTCGATGTACCGGTTTTTTCGTTATAAGATGGATTACAGCCGGTGGCGTTCCATGACGTCCGTTTACCGGAATATTTATATTTTCGGCCAGACGTTGATCGACAAAGTGGTGGTGATGGCCGGGATCCCCAATCGTTTCAGCTTCGATTTCGATGGAGAAGAACGGCTTCACGCGATGGTTCATAGCGGGAAGGGCGGTATCATGCTCAGCGCGCACCTGGGCAACTGGGAAGTGGCGGGGCATTTGTTTACCCGGCTCAACACGAAAATCAATATTGTGATGTTCGATGGGGAGCATGAAAGAATTAAAAGTTACCTCGAAGGCGTAACGGGAGGGAGGAATGTGCATGTCATTGTATTGAAGGATGACCTTTCGCATATTTACGCCATCAACGATGCGCTGGCCAAACAGGAACTGGTATGCATGCACGCCGACCGTTTCCTGCCCGGCAATAAAACTTCGGAGAAGATGTTCCTGGGAACGCCGGCGCGCTTTCCCGTGGGGCCGTTTCTCCTGGCATCCACTTTCAGGGTGCCTGTTTCGTTTGTGTTCGCCTTCAAGGAAACCGCCACGCATTATCATCTATATGCCACCGATCCCAAAGTATACCCCGGCGCAAAACAGGGGGGCTGGATCAGTCGATGGAAGATTTTGTGGGTGTGA
- a CDS encoding 3-hydroxyacyl-ACP dehydratase has translation MHQDDITEFIPQRPPIVMISRLVEADDKTIRTELDVAADNVFVEEGKLMAPGLVENIAQTAAARVGFLAKRDNVPVPLGFIGAIQNLEILELPPAGATLQTEIIITHELFNATVVKGAVSHEGRIQAQCDMKIFIAKEK, from the coding sequence ATGCATCAAGACGATATTACCGAGTTTATCCCGCAGCGCCCGCCGATCGTTATGATCAGCCGGCTGGTGGAAGCAGACGATAAAACCATCCGCACCGAGCTCGACGTAGCGGCGGATAACGTGTTTGTGGAAGAAGGAAAGCTCATGGCCCCGGGGCTCGTGGAAAACATCGCGCAAACCGCCGCGGCCAGGGTCGGGTTCCTCGCCAAAAGAGACAACGTACCCGTTCCCCTCGGCTTCATCGGCGCCATCCAAAACCTCGAAATCCTGGAGCTCCCGCCCGCAGGTGCCACCCTTCAAACGGAAATCATCATCACCCACGAGCTGTTCAACGCCACTGTGGTGAAAGGGGCCGTTTCCCATGAAGGCCGCATCCAGGCACAATGTGACATGAAAATTTTCATCGCCAAAGAAAAATAA
- a CDS encoding acyl-CoA thioesterase: protein MQPVLSEEAEVLVRFNEADPLGIVWHGNYIRYFEDGREAFGAKYRLRYLDIFAEGYTVPIVNVECNYKRPLRYGDRVLVETRYIPTEAAKIRFEYTLYNAATREVVCTGASVQVFLDKEADILQLTVPAFFAEWKKQWGVS, encoded by the coding sequence ATGCAACCTGTATTGAGCGAAGAAGCGGAAGTCCTGGTCCGGTTTAATGAAGCAGATCCGCTGGGCATCGTGTGGCACGGCAATTATATCCGGTATTTCGAAGACGGGAGGGAAGCTTTCGGCGCGAAATACAGGTTGCGTTATCTCGACATTTTCGCGGAAGGGTACACCGTGCCCATTGTGAATGTAGAGTGCAATTACAAACGGCCGTTGCGGTATGGCGACCGCGTACTGGTGGAAACCCGGTACATCCCTACCGAGGCCGCCAAGATCCGTTTCGAGTACACATTGTACAACGCCGCCACGCGTGAAGTGGTTTGCACGGGCGCCTCCGTGCAGGTATTCCTCGACAAGGAAGCCGACATCCTGCAACTCACCGTTCCGGCGTTTTTCGCGGAATGGAAAAAACAGTGGGGGGTGTCATGA
- a CDS encoding class I SAM-dependent methyltransferase, whose amino-acid sequence MNFFTKETKTALQAKEQALWLAFAPIAFQASKALRDMGVLKAVSDAGMQGITIEELLPKVNLSRYSLRVLLEAGLGMDMLLVNEKRYTLTKTGFFILNDPLTRINMDFSHDVCYKAMYHLQDSLAEGRPAGLQELGPWETIYQGLSILPEPARTSWFNFDHYYSDLAFPGVLPIVFEHKPKKLLDIGGNTGKWSMACAGYDPEVHVTIMDLPVQINVARQNIEAAGLQERVSFFETNILDESLPFAQGFDVIWMSQFLDCFSEEQIISILRRCREALNDGGSVYILEPFWDKQQFKSAAFCLQQTSLYFTAIANGNSQMYHTDEFYNCIRAAGLEVVMENNNVGLSYTLLRCVKQ is encoded by the coding sequence ATGAACTTTTTTACGAAGGAAACGAAAACCGCATTACAGGCGAAAGAACAGGCACTCTGGCTGGCTTTTGCTCCCATCGCCTTCCAGGCCTCCAAGGCTTTGAGGGATATGGGCGTCCTCAAAGCCGTATCCGACGCGGGTATGCAGGGGATCACCATCGAAGAGCTCCTGCCGAAAGTGAACCTCTCCCGGTACTCGCTGCGCGTATTGCTGGAAGCGGGCCTGGGCATGGATATGCTGCTGGTGAACGAGAAACGCTACACGCTCACCAAAACCGGTTTCTTTATCCTGAACGATCCGCTGACCCGCATCAATATGGACTTTTCGCACGACGTGTGCTACAAGGCGATGTACCATTTGCAGGACAGCCTTGCAGAAGGCCGCCCGGCAGGGTTGCAGGAACTGGGACCGTGGGAAACCATCTACCAGGGGCTTTCCATCCTTCCCGAACCCGCCCGCACCAGCTGGTTTAACTTCGATCACTATTATTCCGACCTGGCCTTCCCCGGCGTATTGCCCATCGTGTTCGAACACAAGCCCAAGAAGCTCCTCGACATCGGCGGCAACACCGGGAAGTGGTCCATGGCCTGCGCCGGTTACGACCCCGAAGTACATGTAACTATCATGGACCTGCCCGTGCAGATCAATGTGGCGCGCCAGAATATCGAAGCCGCCGGTTTGCAGGAACGCGTTTCCTTCTTCGAAACCAATATCCTCGACGAAAGCCTGCCGTTCGCGCAGGGCTTCGACGTCATTTGGATGAGCCAGTTCCTGGACTGCTTCTCCGAAGAACAGATCATCAGTATTCTCCGCCGTTGCCGCGAAGCGCTCAACGACGGTGGCAGCGTGTATATCCTGGAACCATTCTGGGACAAGCAACAATTCAAATCCGCAGCGTTCTGCCTGCAGCAGACCTCGCTGTACTTTACCGCCATCGCCAACGGCAACAGCCAAATGTACCATACGGATGAGTTTTACAACTGCATCCGTGCGGCCGGGCTGGAAGTTGTGATGGAGAACAACAACGTCGGGCTGAGTTATACGCTGCTGCGTTGCGTGAAGCAATAA
- a CDS encoding NAD(P)/FAD-dependent oxidoreductase: MQTEKVDVLVIGAGPSGTVAASIINKAGYSVKIVEKLKFPRFVIGESLLPRCMDALTEAGFVDAISAKGFQQKSGAKFVKQGKICDFTFAEQFTPGWQWTWQVTRADFDKTLADTVEQMGVPVEYETTVTNIVFNGSDSTTTVEDIHGNRKQIEARFIVDGSGYGRVIPKLFNLEKESVLQPRKALFAHTNDVRRSMADEPNRITAVVHDKGVWIWIIPFSTGVTSVGFVGDHTFHDKFTGSQEEMFRAMLASEPYTAERFKDVELVFEPRKLEAWSATTDKFYGEGFVLTGNVTEFLDPIFSSGVTLATVSAQTAAKLVIRKLQGENIDWEKEYMEPTMQGVNVFRSYVMAWYEGTLDTIFFSNNPDPLVKAQICSVLAGYVWDQSNPYVQLHATELKRLARKIELTEKLNAGSN; the protein is encoded by the coding sequence ATGCAAACTGAAAAGGTGGATGTATTAGTGATTGGCGCCGGCCCCTCCGGTACGGTAGCCGCATCCATAATCAACAAGGCCGGCTATTCAGTGAAAATCGTCGAAAAACTGAAGTTCCCCCGCTTCGTAATCGGCGAAAGTCTGTTACCCCGATGCATGGACGCACTGACCGAGGCTGGATTCGTAGATGCCATCTCCGCGAAAGGCTTTCAGCAGAAATCCGGCGCAAAATTCGTCAAGCAGGGAAAAATCTGCGACTTCACCTTTGCCGAGCAGTTTACCCCCGGCTGGCAATGGACCTGGCAGGTAACCCGCGCCGATTTCGACAAAACCCTGGCAGACACGGTAGAGCAGATGGGTGTTCCGGTGGAATATGAAACCACCGTCACCAACATCGTCTTCAACGGCTCCGATTCCACTACCACGGTAGAAGACATTCACGGCAACAGGAAACAGATCGAGGCCCGCTTTATCGTTGACGGCAGCGGATACGGCCGCGTGATCCCCAAACTATTCAACCTCGAAAAAGAATCCGTATTACAACCCCGCAAAGCATTATTCGCGCATACCAACGATGTGCGCCGTTCCATGGCCGACGAACCCAACCGCATCACCGCGGTGGTGCACGATAAAGGCGTATGGATCTGGATCATCCCATTCTCGACGGGCGTCACGTCAGTAGGGTTCGTGGGCGACCACACCTTCCACGACAAATTCACCGGCAGCCAGGAGGAAATGTTCCGCGCCATGCTGGCTTCCGAGCCGTATACCGCAGAGCGCTTCAAAGACGTGGAGCTGGTTTTCGAGCCGCGCAAGCTGGAAGCCTGGAGCGCCACCACCGATAAATTCTACGGCGAAGGGTTCGTGCTCACCGGCAACGTGACCGAGTTCCTCGACCCTATATTCTCCTCCGGCGTAACGCTGGCCACCGTTTCCGCGCAAACCGCGGCCAAACTGGTGATCCGCAAGTTGCAGGGGGAAAATATCGACTGGGAGAAAGAATACATGGAGCCGACCATGCAGGGCGTGAACGTTTTCCGCTCCTACGTGATGGCCTGGTACGAGGGAACGCTCGATACCATCTTCTTCTCCAACAATCCCGATCCGCTCGTTAAAGCGCAGATATGCTCCGTTTTGGCAGGATATGTGTGGGATCAATCCAATCCCTATGTGCAGTTGCATGCCACCGAGCTGAAACGGCTCGCGCGCAAGATCGAACTGACAGAAAAGTTAAACGCGGGAAGTAATTAA
- a CDS encoding phosphopantetheine-binding protein, whose amino-acid sequence MEKLMQDLKEQIIQQLNLQEVKPEDIGDDQPLFKEGLGLDSIDALELIVLLQQHHKIRLAKPEDGPNIFYSVRSMAEYITAEKAKQA is encoded by the coding sequence ATGGAAAAGTTGATGCAGGATCTGAAAGAGCAGATCATTCAACAGTTGAATTTGCAGGAAGTGAAACCTGAAGACATCGGTGACGACCAGCCGCTTTTCAAGGAAGGGCTCGGGCTCGACAGCATCGATGCACTGGAGCTGATCGTGTTGCTGCAGCAGCATCATAAAATCCGCCTCGCCAAGCCGGAAGACGGACCGAATATTTTCTATTCCGTTCGATCCATGGCAGAATATATCACCGCGGAGAAAGCGAAGCAGGCATGA